A region of the Acanthopagrus latus isolate v.2019 chromosome 18, fAcaLat1.1, whole genome shotgun sequence genome:
ATGTCAGGGAGTGTATCTCGCCACAGGATACTCTGGTAGTAAAAATGGGGCGAGGGACCGGGCCTCTGAGCAAGCTGTAAAACTCTTCCTGAAACCAGTCGAGGTTCGTGTGGTGCAGCGTAAATACAGACACTCAATTGTCAATGACATAGTCGTGTGCCAGATGCACAGCCCGACCCCGCCCTTTTTACCTGCACTTCGCAACCCAGAGGATAAACCAACACCCAGCTCTAAGGGCCAATACGAGCCGGACAGACGGAAGCACTGGACAGAGTTTGTGGTCATGGACAATGCTCACGATGCCATCTGCATACTCAACAACTCTGCAGCGTTTAATCGCATGAAGATAGACTATAAGTTTGACATGCTCCCCAACAGCAGCGCTTGgctgtgcagtgttttcctgcaggatGAGCTGGTGGCACAAGCGACCGGCACTAAAAAGAGCTCGAAGCATGCAGCGGCGGAAGAGGCGGTGAGGAAACTTCGCATGAACCAGGCGCAgcgacaacagcagcagcagcaacaacagcagcagcaagaacaagaacaacaccagcagcagcagcaacaatcaCAGTACTCCAGAGGAAACAATCAGTCAGATTACGGTGGACGCTTTGGGCAACAGGTCGTAAAAAAGAAGCATCTGAGCGAGCTGGTCATCCTGGAAAACTCTGACAATGCAATCTGCATCATCAATGACACCGCTCAGTTCAACAAAGTGACTGCTGATTACAAGTTCACGGTCCTGCCCGATCATCGCTGGAGGTGTGAAGTTTACTTAGAAGGACAGTATGTGGCAGCAGGAATTGGGCCTAAAAAAATAGTGAAGCACATTGCAGCAGAGGAAGCGCTAGCCACCTTGAGACAAACGCAGGCCGTGGTCAAATCCAACCTAAGGAAGGAGGGTCACAACGATGCCATATCCCGATCCCAGATCCTGGCTCGCTCCGGTGAGGAGGCAACAAGGCAGGAGATCAAGGAAGACAACATAGGAAACCAGCTGCTCCGCAAGATGGGCTGGAAAGGAGGTGGTCTGGGCCGAGACGGGGAAGGCATCGCAGAACCAATCAGAGTGAAGGAGCAGTTCTCCAGAGAGGGGTTGGGTATGGACATggacaaaacaggaaaccagcTCAGCAAGCGTGACATCGAGGACATCATACGTAACTACGCCAGTTCAGACCGCCAGGATGATCTCCGCTTCTCCACTGACCTCACCAACGATGAGCGCAAGCAGATCCACCAGATATCTCAGAAATACGGCCTCCGGAGCAAGTCGTACGGACAGGGGCGGCAGCGCTTCCTCGTTGTCAGTCGCAAAGTGCACAAAGACcagctgattggtcagcttCTACAGGAAGGACAGGTGGGACGATACGAGCTCGTGAAACCTCAGGCCTCTCACTAATTTGCATGCagagcaaaatgacaaaaaaaaagacaaaaatcttcATCGGTTTGGACATCAGAACAAATCACACTCAAGCGTGTTTATACTTGTGTGTAACAGATTTACAACAGGCATTATTAAAGGGGAATCCTTCAGATATCACCTGTGGTTTCTGCATTCCTTTGCCATGTACTTTAGCTTTAGCAGGAGCTTCAGGATAAATAATTTGTCTTCTTCGTCTCCTGCCATTCCACATGTCCTATATGATGTTTCACTTTTGCACAAGCCTGTGTTCAGTGCTTAATGGTATCATTTCCTAATGATGCTAaacttatttcattatttgaaaaacaaaaaaaatggctttaTGAGGTTTTTGTCAgcaaaattcacatttttttttgttttgtggctaTTTAAGGAACCTGGCAGAATATGCAGCTTTTAACTGCTTGAACATTGTAGACAGCTGACGAAGGATTAAAGAGGCATTAACAACAATCTGTAGCTCGATGTACCTGTCTCACTGTAGTGACACATCTCTATTCAGCAATACCTGCAATGTTGTTGGCTCGTTTAACACCTGGAGATCATTCTACAAGTACAAGCTGCATCCATGTTCAGAAAATCAAAGCTGTGATGTTTGTTAAATGTCAGATGTGTTGGTTTTATGTGAGTACAGTTAACTTGTCTgcttgttttcacagctgtaataactgaataaattaaaGCTGATAACCATCAACGGGCTGATTAACATGGATATTTTTGCACAAAAGCGACAAAGACGACtgatgtatatttattttatttacaagaaaATGTACAGTTTGTTACATGGGTTACCAGTGCAGAGCTGTATAATCTGAAAACAgacaccatgttttttttgtttgttttttaacagtatcATCAGCCTATTATGACAGCTGACTTTTAAGATTGTAAAATAGCATAGAAATGTTGGACAGCCTTTTTAATGTCAGCATTGTGAAACGAAGTGAAGTGCCCAAAAAGGGAACTTGATGTCTCGTTTCTGTGTTGACATGTAATATACTCACCAATATCTAGaacatcttaaaataaaaaaaagaggcatgGCTTTAAGAAGTACATTTGAGGGAGAAATGACCCCCAGAGGCATCTGTTGAGCTCAGAACTTCTTAGAGGGATAAATGTCCATGCCAGGTTTAATATTTCAATCCCTCTGAAAGGCtttcaaaaggcagaaagaaacaaaaccaaaaggagagagaggccactgaaacaggaggaggaacacccacaaacagctttgttttgttttttttgtagatatGAACTGTCGGAATCTCTACACAGCAAACCACACAGCAAGCACATCTAATTAACTGTCACTGTATCATCTGACCAGTTTACTTCAGGTGTAAATAAACAGGTAGAAAGGTGACAACTGAGAGACTGGctattgcctttttttgtttttttttgtttttttaaagaaaagagtTGGGACATGTAGCAAGTAACCCGGATATAACAAGGTACATTAACTTTTAACAAACACGCTATTGCCCGACAATAGCATTCGGCAGGAGTGAATGCCACAACACAACAGCATACAAACTTAGCAACAGTTATGGGACAAATATACTGAGAAGGATTTTTAAagaagtgttgttttatttctgtgagaTCAGTTGTTTTTCTTGATCAGTGGTTTCTTGATTCTGGGCTGGACACTGTCCTTACTCGAACAATAACAGGGGTCAACAGTCGCGCCAACTCTGTTCAACAATAGCAGAAACCCTCTTCTCGTACTCCCGCTTGTTTTCCTGGTACAGCTGGGCTGCTTGGCTGTTGGCTGGACTGTTTGGGTTTGGCTCATCCAGTAAAGACTTTAAATATACAACAGAGAATGTCAGCGGGTTAGGTTTCTAGCGAAGACATCACATGTAGAAATGACCTTAAAATATTGTGTTAGCTCACCTGTATTGAAGTTAAGATTGAAGACACATCATAGGTTGGACTCCAACGATTCTGAAGTATATCTAAGCATATGCTGCCATCTGCGTACACTGCAAGAAATCATGCAGAATATAACGTTTTTTAGATGGATGATCAAGAAAAGTCAGCTCTCAGATCAATGA
Encoded here:
- the ube2a gene encoding ubiquitin-conjugating enzyme E2 A isoform X2, coding for MVWNAVIFGPEGTPFEDGTFKLTIEFTEEYPNKPPTVRFVSKMFHPNVYADGSICLDILQNRWSPTYDVSSILTSIQSLLDEPNPNSPANSQAAQLYQENKREYEKRVSAIVEQSWRDC
- the nkrf gene encoding NF-kappa-B-repressing factor, translating into MAEGTCTGEMPSFDLSPSFEAKKRPNSSDGRDEPMRKMPVSKFGSRPRFEPVHFVSGGSSGGSGADEKENDKERRRSESFGMRQRDSEHSSYSSASRPQGGTSSLRPAFDRVPSYSSDSWGSHRDRDRDTFSGSTSGLGYGGRGSTANFMAKTQQDYSAKYEAHGTRNSDSYSQQQRYNGYGGGSRPAGRDSGRQGLGYSHQDRPSSSRPFCRVYNSPGRSSPTTSQLGSSSQPVPVAQSTLDEKQRLIASVASALAVAFRDPMFMTGSESPNYNFMLSRSIQACKTNPEYIYVNLKDIPQADLPKNRKVPTDGYACELRCQGVYLATGYSGSKNGARDRASEQAVKLFLKPVEVRVVQRKYRHSIVNDIVVCQMHSPTPPFLPALRNPEDKPTPSSKGQYEPDRRKHWTEFVVMDNAHDAICILNNSAAFNRMKIDYKFDMLPNSSAWLCSVFLQDELVAQATGTKKSSKHAAAEEAVRKLRMNQAQRQQQQQQQQQQQEQEQHQQQQQQSQYSRGNNQSDYGGRFGQQVVKKKHLSELVILENSDNAICIINDTAQFNKVTADYKFTVLPDHRWRCEVYLEGQYVAAGIGPKKIVKHIAAEEALATLRQTQAVVKSNLRKEGHNDAISRSQILARSGEEATRQEIKEDNIGNQLLRKMGWKGGGLGRDGEGIAEPIRVKEQFSREGLGMDMDKTGNQLSKRDIEDIIRNYASSDRQDDLRFSTDLTNDERKQIHQISQKYGLRSKSYGQGRQRFLVVSRKVHKDQLIGQLLQEGQVGRYELVKPQASH